The window ATTTCAGGAACTCGTCGACACCGAAGAGCCGCTAACCATCGACGAGATCGCCGAGAAAGTCGACCGTGAGCGGTCGACCGCGTACCGAGCGGTACAGCGCCTCCTGCAGGCCGGTTTCATCCAGAAGGAACAGGTGAACTACGATCAGGGCGGGTACTACCACGTCTACAAGCCGACCGACCCCTCGAAGATCGCCGACAACATGCAGCGGCTCCTGAACGACTGGTACGCCAAGATGGGCCAACTCATCCAGGAGTTCGAGACCAAATACGAAGGGCAGGGCGCCTCTGCGCCGTCTCTCGAAGGCTAAACTGCCGATTCGGCCGATATTCTACTTCTCTCCTCGCTCGCCTCGACAGCGCGAATCGTCGCTCTTGGTTTCTCGGTATTGTATATTTCTCCCAAAACTCTTAATTACTGACGGTGCCTACGAAGAGGTGATGGCAGCAGACACCGCATCCGAGACCAGCACCGAAACGCCCACCGAACCCATCCACATCGACGGGCAGGCACACCTCCAGGAGGTCGCCGACGAATACGACGTGCTCCTGACGGACTTCTACGCCGACTGGTGTGGCCCCTGTAAGATGCTCGAACCGACGGTCGAGACCCTCGCCGCCGAGACGGACGCGGCCGTCGCGAAGGTCGACGTCGACGCCAACCAGCAGCTCGCCGCCGCCTTCGGCGTGCAGGGCGTGCCCACGCTGCTCCTGTTCGTCGACGGCGAGCAGGCCGAATCCATCGTCGGCGTGCAGGGCGAAGACCAGCTGCGGTCGCTCATCCAGCAGTACACCGAATAAACGCCCGGCGACGAGCCCGGCGGCCAGTTGACGCTGACCACCGATGTCGAGAACTTCCTCGGCTTCCCGAGGGCGTCGGCGGGATGGTATGCTCTCTGCGAGCGCGCTATGCCCGCGGGGAACTCCCCGACGAGGCGTTCGAACGGCAACGGCGACGCCTGAAGACTGCGGCTGACCGGACCGACTGTTCTCGGCCGCCGACACATACAACTCCCCACCCTGAGTAACCGTTCCCGATGAGCGAGCAGGACGACGATTCGGAGATGTCCAAGTGGTCGTGGCTCGGCCTCGGCGGCATCGCGAGCCTCTGTTGTGTGTTCGCGGCGCCGTCGGGTGCTGCCGCCTTGAGTGGCGCCGCCGCGGCCGGTGGGACGACTGCCGCTCTGGGCGGTGACCTGATTCGCATCGCTGTCGTGACTCTCACCGTCGGCGCCATCGCTCTGGCGTTGCGGCTCCGCGGATAGTACTACCGGGGCGTTCCGGACAGCGGCCGTTCCCGTCGTACGGGCGAACCCTTATGCAATATTCGCCCAATGTAGGGATATGTTCGCTCCCCTCCAGCTCGGTGGCACCATCTTCCCCATCGTCGCGCTGCTGTTGCTCGTGGTGGCGGTCGTGGCGGTCTATCAGGCCGTCGAGATAGTCAACGCCTACGAGAAGCGGGCGCTGACGGTCTTCGGCGAGTACCGCAAACTCCTCGAACCGGGTATCAACTTCATCCCGCCGTTCGTCTCACGGACGTACACCTTCGATATGCGGACCCAGACGCTCGACGTCCCGCGACAGGAGGCTATCACGCGGGACAACTCCCCGGTCACGGCCGACGCCGTCGTCTACATCAAGGTCATGGACGCCCGGAAGGCGTTCTTAGAGGTCGACAACTACAAGAAGGCCGTCTCGAACCTCGCCCAGACGACCCTCCGGGCCGTGCTGGGCGACATGGAACTGGACGACACGCTGAACAAGCGCCAGGAGATCAACGCCAAAATCCGGAAGGAACTCGACGAACCCACCGACGAGTGGGGGATTCGCGTCGAGAGCGTCGAGGTCCGCGAGGTCAACCCCTCGAAGGACGTCCAGCAGGCGATGGAACAGCAGACCTCCGCCGAACGGAAGCGCCGTGCCATGATTCTGGAAGCCCAGGGTGAGCGGCGCTCCGCCGTCGAGAAGGCCGAAGGTGACAAGCAGTCCAACATCATCCGCGCGCAGGGTGAAAAGCAGAGCCAGATTCTGGAAGCACAGGGTGACGCCATCAGTACGGTCCTGCGGGCGAAATCCGCCGAATCGATGGGCGAACGCGCCGTCATCGAACGCGGCATGGAGACCCTCGAAGAAATCGGCAAGGGCGAATCGACGACGTTCGTCATGCCGCAGGAACTCACCTCGCTGATGTCGCGGTACGGCAAGCACCTGACCGGCAGCGACGTGGCGACCGATGGCGAGATGCTCGAGAGCATGGACTTCGACAGCGAGACGCGCGAACTGCTCGGCCTCGACGACATCGAGGAGATTCTCGGCCAGATCGAGGAGGAAACCGAGATGGACATCGAGGAGATGGAACAGCAAGCCCAGGCCATCAAGGAAGGCGCGGACCCGGCCGACATCAAGGACCCCGACGAGGTCATCGCCGAGATGGACGAGGAGATGCCCGAAGGCGAGGACTTCGAGACCGAGACGGAATAAAAACGCCCGGAAGCGGGCGGCGAAGGGGTTTTATCGGCGACTCGCCAAAGGCCTCCAATGAGCGAGCGGGGTATCGACGAGAGCAAGCGGGCAACGCTCAAGCGCTTCGCGGCGCTGGGAGCGACGACGCCGCTGGTCCGCCTCTCCGGCGAGGACGGCGACAGCGACGTCCGCGACGCCATCGTCGGCTACCTCGCGACGACGCCCGGGGCCCACTTCTCGAAACTCCGCGACGACCTGCAACTCGGGACCGGCGAGACCCAACACCACCTCCGCCGTCTGGAGCGGGACGGCGCCGTCGAACA of the Natronomonas halophila genome contains:
- a CDS encoding helix-turn-helix domain-containing protein, which translates into the protein MPDSMSEQLQRDMACEGLLECFHGLKQLDKEIFQELVDTEEPLTIDEIAEKVDRERSTAYRAVQRLLQAGFIQKEQVNYDQGGYYHVYKPTDPSKIADNMQRLLNDWYAKMGQLIQEFETKYEGQGASAPSLEG
- the trxA gene encoding thioredoxin, which produces MAADTASETSTETPTEPIHIDGQAHLQEVADEYDVLLTDFYADWCGPCKMLEPTVETLAAETDAAVAKVDVDANQQLAAAFGVQGVPTLLLFVDGEQAESIVGVQGEDQLRSLIQQYTE
- a CDS encoding SPFH domain-containing protein, translated to MFAPLQLGGTIFPIVALLLLVVAVVAVYQAVEIVNAYEKRALTVFGEYRKLLEPGINFIPPFVSRTYTFDMRTQTLDVPRQEAITRDNSPVTADAVVYIKVMDARKAFLEVDNYKKAVSNLAQTTLRAVLGDMELDDTLNKRQEINAKIRKELDEPTDEWGIRVESVEVREVNPSKDVQQAMEQQTSAERKRRAMILEAQGERRSAVEKAEGDKQSNIIRAQGEKQSQILEAQGDAISTVLRAKSAESMGERAVIERGMETLEEIGKGESTTFVMPQELTSLMSRYGKHLTGSDVATDGEMLESMDFDSETRELLGLDDIEEILGQIEEETEMDIEEMEQQAQAIKEGADPADIKDPDEVIAEMDEEMPEGEDFETETE